One segment of Acidianus sp. HS-5 DNA contains the following:
- a CDS encoding 4Fe-4S binding protein, translating to MGIDPNFRTSRPIIGDHEGHKIYGPVEPPKVLGIHGTIVGVDFDLCTADGSCITACPVNVFQWYDTPGHPAAEKKADPINEQSCIFCMACVNVCPVAAIDVKPP from the coding sequence ATGGGAATCGATCCAAACTTCCGCACTTCCAGACCCATTATAGGAGACCATGAGGGGCATAAGATTTACGGACCCGTAGAACCACCTAAAGTACTTGGAATTCACGGCACTATAGTTGGAGTAGATTTTGATCTATGCACTGCAGATGGATCTTGCATAACTGCCTGTCCTGTTAACGTATTCCAATGGTATGACACTCCTGGACATCCTGCGGCTGAAAAGAAAGCAGACCCAATAAATGAACAATCCTGCATATTCTGCATGGCTTGCGTAAACGTTTGTCCGGTCGCCGCAATAGACGTAAAACCACCGTAA
- a CDS encoding long-chain fatty acid--CoA ligase: MSENYNYQLTVDKILEYGERVYPDKEIVYRDKRRYSFENFGKKVRNLAGGLQKLGVKLGDKVGVLDWDTDVYLMSYYAVPMMGAVLHTVNIRYPPELIIKTILHAEDKWLIVRDDFLPLIEKAKSYLNNVKILAYSDENEVKYTNVMELINNDDNKFQQPELSENTPATIFYTSGTTGEPKGVWFTHRDLVLHAMSCAIASAKPPINATPKDVYLILVPLFHVHQWGYPYLFMLGGNKYVLPGKYDPTMELVLLKNEGVTFSAMVPTILYMILTHPDAPKYSEVFKKWRIIIGGAALPKGLAETARKFGITVISGYGLSETAPVLTISYHSSKVEKLPEEKKFEQQIKTGVPIPLVELRVVDPEFRDVPHDGNTVGEIVVRTPWLTREYYKDPEKTMKLWSGGWLHTGDLAVVDEYGYIRIVDRDKDAIKSGGEFIPSLLLEDIISSHPKVGQVAVVGVPDEKWGERPVAFIVLKDKMTEDELKNYLMQKAEEGVIRNWWIPDRFIFVNDLPKTSTNKIDKMSLREMVRK, translated from the coding sequence ATGAGTGAGAATTATAACTACCAGTTAACTGTAGATAAGATCTTAGAGTATGGAGAAAGAGTTTATCCGGATAAAGAGATAGTATATAGAGATAAAAGAAGATATAGTTTTGAGAATTTCGGGAAAAAAGTTAGAAACTTAGCAGGAGGTCTGCAGAAACTTGGAGTCAAACTCGGAGATAAAGTTGGCGTATTAGATTGGGATACAGACGTGTACTTAATGAGTTATTACGCAGTACCAATGATGGGGGCAGTACTCCACACTGTAAATATAAGATATCCACCTGAACTTATAATTAAAACAATTCTCCACGCAGAGGATAAGTGGTTAATAGTAAGGGATGATTTTCTCCCATTAATAGAAAAAGCTAAAAGCTACCTAAATAACGTTAAAATCCTTGCCTACAGCGATGAAAATGAAGTGAAGTACACGAACGTAATGGAATTAATAAATAACGATGATAATAAGTTCCAGCAACCTGAATTAAGCGAAAACACTCCAGCTACAATATTCTATACTTCCGGAACAACAGGGGAACCTAAAGGAGTATGGTTTACTCATAGAGACTTAGTACTTCATGCAATGTCTTGTGCTATAGCTTCTGCAAAACCTCCTATCAACGCTACACCTAAAGATGTTTATCTAATATTAGTACCTCTATTTCACGTCCATCAATGGGGGTATCCTTATCTTTTCATGTTGGGAGGGAATAAGTACGTATTACCCGGTAAATACGATCCTACAATGGAGCTTGTCTTATTGAAAAATGAAGGAGTAACGTTTTCGGCCATGGTACCAACAATCCTTTACATGATTTTAACTCACCCGGATGCACCAAAGTACTCAGAAGTTTTTAAAAAATGGAGGATTATAATAGGAGGAGCCGCTTTACCTAAGGGATTGGCTGAAACTGCAAGGAAATTCGGAATTACAGTCATATCTGGATACGGACTTTCAGAGACTGCTCCAGTGCTAACTATATCATACCATAGTTCTAAAGTTGAAAAATTGCCTGAAGAGAAGAAATTCGAACAGCAAATAAAAACCGGAGTACCGATTCCACTAGTCGAATTAAGGGTAGTAGATCCAGAATTTAGAGACGTACCTCATGACGGTAATACCGTCGGCGAAATAGTCGTTAGAACTCCATGGTTAACCAGGGAGTATTATAAAGATCCAGAAAAGACTATGAAACTCTGGAGTGGCGGATGGTTACATACAGGAGACTTGGCGGTAGTAGACGAATACGGATACATAAGAATTGTAGATAGAGATAAGGACGCAATAAAGAGCGGTGGAGAATTTATACCTTCATTACTTTTAGAGGATATAATATCCTCTCACCCCAAGGTAGGTCAAGTAGCAGTAGTAGGGGTACCAGACGAAAAATGGGGAGAAAGGCCAGTGGCGTTTATAGTGCTAAAAGATAAAATGACTGAGGATGAGCTGAAAAATTACCTCATGCAAAAAGCTGAGGAGGGTGTAATAAGAAACTGGTGGATCCCAGACAGATTCATTTTCGTTAATGATTTGCCTAAGACGTCAACTAATAAAATTGATAAGATGAGTCTACGGGAAATGGTAAGAAAGTAA
- a CDS encoding amidohydrolase family protein has product MLKVIDAHVHYHVFVKKIPEHCKEFLANVEGTRFTTKNDEVEIEKVLLVPSHPCYTEECYDGFYIDYEERRRNPDLYLQWGKVNPLTCNVKEELERQYSLGIIGIKLHPVHHAFKPNAYREEEGGLKSLLYIYEFAEDHDLPVMIHTGTSTGVKSRNKYGDPILVDDVAKDFPRIKIILAHAGRPIWYSTAFYMARFMDNVYLEISSIPPKNILKVLPRLKEISDKVIYGSDFPAFKGQDLAEYALQVYNEVKDEKIMRDNAKRILKI; this is encoded by the coding sequence ATGCTAAAGGTAATTGATGCGCATGTGCATTATCACGTTTTCGTTAAAAAAATTCCGGAACATTGTAAAGAGTTCTTAGCTAACGTGGAAGGGACAAGGTTTACTACTAAAAACGATGAAGTTGAAATTGAGAAGGTATTACTGGTACCGTCCCACCCATGCTATACTGAGGAATGTTATGACGGTTTTTATATAGACTATGAAGAGAGGAGAAGGAACCCGGATCTTTACCTTCAATGGGGAAAAGTCAATCCATTAACTTGTAACGTTAAAGAAGAGTTAGAAAGGCAGTACTCTTTAGGTATAATAGGAATCAAGTTACATCCGGTCCATCATGCTTTTAAACCTAATGCTTATAGGGAGGAAGAAGGAGGATTGAAGAGCTTACTTTACATCTATGAATTCGCAGAGGATCACGACTTACCCGTAATGATCCATACTGGAACAAGCACTGGCGTAAAAAGCAGAAATAAATACGGTGATCCCATTCTAGTAGATGATGTTGCTAAGGATTTTCCTAGAATTAAAATCATTTTAGCTCACGCGGGAAGGCCAATATGGTATTCTACTGCTTTTTACATGGCCAGGTTTATGGATAATGTATATCTAGAGATCTCCTCAATACCTCCTAAGAATATACTAAAAGTCTTGCCTAGATTGAAGGAAATTTCGGATAAAGTGATCTATGGGAGTGATTTTCCCGCATTTAAGGGGCAAGACCTAGCAGAATATGCTCTCCAAGTTTATAATGAAGTTAAAGATGAGAAAATAATGAGGGACAACGCTAAGAGAATATTAAAAATATAA
- a CDS encoding thiolase domain-containing protein, with amino-acid sequence MRNVAIIGTGHSKFGVRTDVSLQELAWEAVKQALEEANLEQKEIQYFSVGNVGMWSSENLPAIVIGEYCGLTAKGTMRVEAACASGSAALREAYLAVKSGEVDVAMAIGVEQMHQSPNPNVVEMIGRAGSYFWEFENFGLTFPGYYALYATAYMAKYGLKEEDLGKIAIKAHHYGSLNPYASFQKEITMEEYMKSKPVAWPLKIYDSSPITDGAAAVILASEEFAKKVTDSPVWIISQGVSSGPANLSRKSDFTTIEAAREAAGMAYKKAKVDREDSWKVFDVAEVHDCFTIAEIIAYEDLGFAKKGEGVNLARYDQTYIGGKIPVNVDGGLKAKGHPIGATGVSMAVSLTRQLLYRTPNKGMQVEVKNGMALAHNVGGTGHYGYVTIFSTRRPSL; translated from the coding sequence ATGAGAAATGTAGCTATAATTGGAACAGGACATAGTAAGTTCGGAGTTAGAACTGATGTAAGTTTACAAGAGTTAGCTTGGGAAGCAGTTAAACAGGCTTTAGAAGAAGCTAATTTAGAACAGAAGGAAATTCAGTATTTTTCAGTAGGAAATGTAGGCATGTGGAGTTCCGAGAATCTACCTGCTATTGTCATAGGAGAATACTGCGGCCTAACTGCCAAGGGGACAATGAGAGTGGAAGCAGCTTGTGCTTCTGGGAGTGCTGCATTAAGAGAGGCATATCTTGCAGTTAAGTCTGGAGAAGTTGACGTTGCCATGGCGATAGGAGTAGAACAAATGCATCAATCTCCGAATCCTAACGTTGTGGAAATGATAGGTAGGGCGGGAAGTTACTTCTGGGAATTTGAGAATTTCGGCTTAACATTTCCAGGATATTATGCGTTATACGCTACCGCCTATATGGCTAAATATGGATTAAAAGAAGAAGATTTAGGAAAAATAGCTATCAAAGCACATCATTACGGTTCTCTTAATCCTTACGCTAGTTTTCAGAAGGAAATTACAATGGAAGAATATATGAAATCTAAGCCTGTAGCTTGGCCGTTAAAAATTTACGATTCCTCTCCAATAACTGATGGAGCGGCAGCAGTAATTTTAGCCTCTGAGGAATTCGCTAAAAAAGTAACAGATTCTCCTGTATGGATAATCTCTCAAGGAGTATCGTCTGGTCCTGCCAACCTTTCGAGGAAAAGCGATTTTACAACGATTGAAGCTGCTAGAGAAGCCGCAGGCATGGCATATAAAAAGGCTAAGGTAGATAGGGAAGACTCGTGGAAAGTATTCGATGTAGCCGAAGTACATGACTGCTTTACAATAGCTGAGATAATAGCTTATGAAGATCTAGGATTTGCAAAGAAGGGAGAAGGAGTTAATTTAGCTAGATATGACCAGACGTATATAGGGGGAAAGATCCCAGTAAACGTTGATGGAGGATTGAAAGCTAAAGGTCATCCTATAGGCGCTACTGGAGTTAGTATGGCAGTATCATTAACTAGGCAATTGCTCTATAGAACCCCTAATAAGGGAATGCAGGTTGAAGTAAAAAATGGCATGGCGTTAGCTCATAATGTAGGCGGTACTGGACATTACGGTTATGTCACAATATTTTCTACAAGGAGGCCATCATTATGA
- a CDS encoding purine-nucleoside phosphorylase, giving the protein MVYGNFIRNQGIRRKVIKEELGIEEDETPERVVVMPMPFSTQFPKNFEDTLTNLGIKVNKAEVGDQILREFGGNLLLEKDGNRGLITFIGRGLIDFTERIRILATISRIKDILFIGTAGSLSNEILIGDLNIPKYVVPFENVSDFYVDPTIAIPQADEKLFNEIYEYARETGVKTHSALHATLLFFYSETTDFLNYLMDIGVSTIDMEVSAFYKIARFYGKRAVALLRISDMPLIEQQEQQKPIKARRETAVNATFKIVLRFLKLI; this is encoded by the coding sequence GTGGTATATGGTAACTTTATTAGAAATCAGGGGATAAGGAGAAAGGTCATAAAGGAGGAACTTGGGATAGAAGAAGATGAAACCCCAGAAAGAGTAGTCGTAATGCCTATGCCGTTTAGTACTCAATTTCCTAAAAACTTTGAAGATACTTTAACTAATTTAGGAATTAAAGTAAATAAGGCAGAAGTTGGAGACCAAATACTTAGAGAGTTTGGAGGAAATTTGTTGCTTGAAAAAGACGGTAACAGAGGACTTATTACTTTCATAGGCAGAGGTTTAATAGACTTCACAGAGAGGATAAGGATTTTAGCTACAATTTCACGCATTAAAGATATATTATTTATCGGCACTGCAGGATCATTATCCAATGAAATACTAATAGGAGATTTAAATATACCAAAATACGTCGTCCCTTTCGAAAACGTAAGTGATTTTTACGTTGATCCTACCATAGCAATTCCACAAGCTGATGAGAAGTTGTTTAATGAAATTTATGAATACGCAAGGGAAACTGGAGTTAAAACTCATTCAGCCTTACATGCAACACTACTTTTCTTCTATTCCGAAACTACAGATTTCCTAAACTACTTAATGGATATAGGAGTTTCCACAATAGACATGGAAGTTAGTGCTTTTTATAAGATAGCCAGATTTTACGGTAAAAGAGCCGTTGCACTATTACGAATTTCGGATATGCCTTTAATAGAACAGCAGGAACAACAGAAGCCGATTAAAGCAAGGAGGGAAACTGCAGTTAATGCTACGTTTAAAATTGTCTTAAGATTCTTAAAACTTATTTAA
- a CDS encoding CoA-binding protein produces the protein MEDEETVILNVLKGYKNVATIGFSKDPTKPSHQVPEFLISKGYNVIPVNPTVDEILGRKSYKSILDVPEKIDIVEVFRPSSEVPKIVDEVLERVKQKGDIKVIWLQEGIRNDEAAERARKAGLIVIQDRCMYKEYMKKIEGVPSPPPI, from the coding sequence ATGGAGGACGAAGAAACTGTAATATTAAACGTCCTTAAGGGATATAAGAACGTAGCTACTATAGGATTTTCTAAAGATCCTACTAAACCATCTCATCAAGTGCCTGAATTTCTGATTTCGAAGGGATATAATGTAATTCCAGTAAATCCCACAGTTGATGAGATCTTAGGTAGGAAAAGTTACAAGTCAATATTAGACGTTCCTGAAAAGATAGATATTGTAGAAGTTTTTAGGCCATCTTCAGAAGTTCCTAAAATAGTAGATGAGGTTCTAGAAAGAGTCAAACAAAAAGGTGACATAAAAGTAATATGGTTACAAGAAGGCATAAGAAATGACGAAGCTGCAGAAAGGGCAAGAAAAGCGGGGTTAATTGTCATTCAAGATAGATGTATGTATAAGGAATATATGAAAAAGATTGAAGGAGTTCCTTCTCCACCTCCAATTTAA
- a CDS encoding GNAT family N-acetyltransferase, producing the protein MSECVSEITLRRAKEEDWNAIYELYSTLSDDDLYLRYFHLYRPTVEDVRKLTTEKDHVTILAEYNGKIIGEGTLYNDGEFSLVVDPRFRRCGIGSIIVKSLIEEAKKTGLKKIRFYTLNENIPMIKLGKKLGFELVVDEDEVYGELKLTVEPKSISEICAQ; encoded by the coding sequence ATGAGTGAATGCGTTAGCGAAATAACTTTGAGAAGAGCTAAGGAGGAAGATTGGAACGCGATATATGAATTGTATTCCACATTATCCGATGATGACCTATACTTAAGGTATTTCCACCTTTATAGACCAACAGTTGAAGATGTAAGAAAGTTAACTACTGAAAAAGATCATGTTACAATTCTAGCAGAATATAATGGAAAAATAATAGGTGAAGGGACTCTTTATAATGATGGAGAGTTCTCTTTAGTAGTTGATCCAAGGTTCAGAAGATGCGGAATAGGAAGTATTATAGTAAAATCTTTAATTGAAGAAGCAAAAAAGACTGGACTTAAGAAAATAAGGTTTTACACATTAAATGAGAATATACCAATGATAAAGTTAGGAAAGAAATTAGGTTTCGAATTAGTTGTTGATGAAGACGAGGTCTACGGAGAACTGAAACTAACTGTGGAACCTAAAAGTATTAGTGAGATCTGTGCTCAATAA
- the acs gene encoding acetate--CoA ligase, whose protein sequence is MSVTWALPFNVKIKPKLGENKVVDEKVYSEIHNKTVENYREFWEGVASELEWFKKWDKVLDDSNPPFYKWFPGGEINASYLAVDRHYNSWRRNKVAIIWEGEPVDEKGNPKEVKQITYADLYREVNRVAYMMREKLGLRKGDSIAIYLPMIPELPIFMLAAARLGVVFTVVFSGFSSDALATRINDAEAKVLVTADGGWRRGKVIDLKGIADRSLEKTQFVKNVVVVRRLGNGVRMQEGRDVYFDEIMRDIPHNVYVEPERLKSEDPLYILYTSGTTGKPKGIVHDIGGYMTLLHGTMKWVFDIRDEDIFWCTADIGWVTGHSYIVFGPLMEGVTEIMYEGALDYPQPDRWTSIIERYNVSILYTSPTAIRSFMKYGEEWVKNHDMRSVRLMHSVGEPINPEAFEWFFKVVGRNEIPFGSTWWMTETGGILISNLPGYLMIPMKPGSNGMPIPGLEADVLDENGNPAKLEERGYLVIKNPWPGMPLTIYKDPERYVKVYWSKFPGVFYAGDYAVKDKDGYFWILGRADEVIKVAGHRLGTYELESALIEHPAVAEAAVVGVSDPIKGEVPVAFVILRQGHEPTDKLVNEIINLIREKVGPIATIDKLYFVGKLPKTRSGKIMRRVIRAVTMNTEVGDITTLEDEASVDEIRKAIQEFKEELGKQ, encoded by the coding sequence ATGTCAGTAACATGGGCATTACCATTTAATGTGAAAATAAAACCTAAACTAGGAGAAAATAAGGTTGTAGATGAAAAGGTTTATTCTGAGATTCATAATAAAACGGTAGAAAATTATAGGGAATTTTGGGAAGGAGTAGCTTCTGAACTAGAATGGTTTAAGAAGTGGGATAAAGTATTAGACGATTCAAATCCCCCCTTCTATAAATGGTTTCCAGGGGGAGAAATTAATGCCTCTTACTTAGCTGTTGATAGGCATTATAACTCTTGGAGAAGGAATAAGGTTGCGATAATATGGGAAGGAGAACCTGTAGATGAAAAAGGTAATCCTAAAGAAGTTAAGCAAATAACTTATGCAGACCTTTACAGAGAAGTTAATAGGGTCGCTTACATGATGAGAGAAAAATTAGGTTTAAGGAAAGGGGATTCTATAGCTATTTATCTTCCTATGATACCAGAATTACCTATATTTATGTTGGCTGCGGCTAGGTTAGGTGTAGTGTTTACTGTAGTTTTCTCAGGTTTTAGTTCAGACGCTTTAGCAACGAGGATAAATGACGCCGAAGCTAAGGTGTTAGTTACTGCAGACGGCGGATGGAGAAGGGGCAAAGTAATAGACCTTAAAGGAATTGCTGATAGATCTCTTGAGAAGACTCAGTTCGTAAAAAATGTTGTAGTAGTAAGAAGATTAGGTAATGGAGTTAGAATGCAAGAAGGTAGGGACGTATATTTCGATGAGATTATGAGAGATATCCCGCACAACGTTTACGTTGAGCCTGAAAGACTAAAATCCGAAGATCCACTTTATATATTGTATACTTCCGGGACTACTGGAAAGCCAAAAGGTATAGTTCACGATATTGGAGGTTACATGACACTACTTCATGGAACAATGAAATGGGTTTTCGATATTAGAGATGAAGATATATTCTGGTGTACTGCAGACATTGGCTGGGTTACCGGTCATTCTTATATAGTATTTGGTCCATTAATGGAGGGAGTAACTGAAATAATGTATGAGGGCGCTCTAGATTATCCTCAACCTGATAGGTGGACATCTATAATTGAAAGATATAACGTTAGTATTCTTTATACGTCTCCTACTGCGATCAGGTCTTTCATGAAATATGGCGAGGAATGGGTTAAGAATCACGATATGAGGAGTGTAAGATTAATGCATTCCGTAGGAGAACCGATAAATCCTGAGGCTTTTGAATGGTTTTTTAAGGTTGTAGGAAGAAATGAGATACCTTTCGGATCTACATGGTGGATGACTGAAACAGGAGGAATACTTATTTCTAATCTACCTGGATATTTAATGATTCCAATGAAACCTGGAAGCAACGGAATGCCTATTCCTGGTTTGGAAGCAGATGTATTAGATGAAAATGGTAATCCAGCTAAATTAGAAGAAAGAGGTTATCTAGTCATAAAGAATCCATGGCCTGGCATGCCTTTAACAATCTATAAGGATCCTGAAAGATACGTAAAAGTTTACTGGAGTAAGTTTCCCGGAGTTTTCTATGCGGGAGACTATGCGGTAAAAGATAAAGACGGATACTTCTGGATATTAGGTAGGGCAGATGAAGTAATTAAAGTAGCTGGACACAGATTAGGGACTTACGAGCTTGAGTCGGCATTAATAGAACATCCTGCAGTAGCTGAAGCTGCAGTAGTAGGAGTAAGTGACCCTATTAAAGGTGAAGTGCCAGTGGCTTTTGTAATTTTAAGACAAGGACACGAACCAACTGACAAACTAGTTAACGAGATTATAAACTTAATAAGAGAAAAAGTAGGTCCAATAGCTACAATAGATAAGCTGTATTTTGTAGGCAAATTACCAAAAACTAGAAGTGGGAAAATAATGAGGAGAGTTATCAGAGCGGTAACCATGAATACTGAAGTAGGAGATATTACAACGCTGGAAGATGAAGCGTCAGTAGACGAAATAAGGAAAGCTATTCAAGAATTCAAGGAGGAATTAGGCAAGCAATAG
- a CDS encoding PaaI family thioesterase codes for MDIQRLLEDNDKVYKYIGIKILEQREGYVRIQVPYKEELCRRGGVLNGGIIMTAMDFAGGLATMSVNDGIDQVTQELKTNFLEPMYRGPFTVEAKVVRKGRTTVVVEIKFTDSEGKLGAISLGTWYIIRDRMITR; via the coding sequence ATGGATATTCAAAGGTTGTTAGAAGATAACGATAAAGTATATAAATACATAGGTATTAAAATCTTGGAACAGAGGGAAGGTTACGTAAGAATTCAAGTACCATACAAAGAAGAATTATGCAGGAGGGGAGGAGTATTAAATGGAGGAATAATAATGACGGCAATGGATTTTGCAGGCGGATTAGCTACTATGTCAGTAAATGATGGAATTGATCAAGTTACTCAAGAGTTAAAAACTAATTTCTTAGAGCCCATGTATAGAGGACCTTTTACAGTAGAGGCAAAAGTTGTGAGGAAGGGAAGGACTACAGTAGTTGTTGAAATAAAGTTTACAGATAGTGAAGGAAAATTAGGAGCAATAAGTTTAGGAACATGGTATATCATAAGAGATAGGATGATAACTAGATGA
- a CDS encoding CoA ester lyase: protein MIRRSQLYVPAISEKMIRKSVELNADSIIFDLEDAVAPEDKEKARDLLVKLLKELDWGKRELCVRINSLQLIESYKDIATIGKEDKINCIVIPKAENDLSFLYMATGKFLIPLIETAKGMTKIEDIARSEGVSAISYGIADLSLSLGGDYTYYEKNEFVKTQIVITAKTYGVDAIDKVYFDLKNLEGFRMECEEAKKLGYLGKQVIHPSQIDIANQIFSPSKEEMEWAKRVIEAYEKAKIEGKGATRLDDKLVDYVHYKIAKKIIEFQNS, encoded by the coding sequence ATGATAAGGAGATCCCAATTATACGTCCCTGCGATATCCGAAAAGATGATAAGGAAATCTGTAGAGTTAAATGCGGATTCAATTATTTTCGACCTAGAAGACGCAGTAGCCCCTGAGGATAAGGAAAAGGCTAGAGATTTGCTTGTAAAACTCCTAAAGGAGTTGGACTGGGGAAAAAGAGAACTGTGCGTTAGGATAAATTCTCTACAGCTAATTGAGTCCTATAAAGACATTGCAACAATAGGAAAAGAAGACAAGATTAACTGTATTGTAATTCCCAAAGCGGAGAACGATCTTTCGTTCTTATATATGGCAACCGGTAAATTCTTAATACCGTTGATTGAGACTGCTAAAGGAATGACGAAAATTGAGGACATAGCTAGATCTGAAGGAGTTTCTGCAATAAGTTACGGTATTGCTGATTTATCGTTATCTTTAGGAGGAGATTACACTTATTATGAGAAGAACGAATTTGTGAAAACTCAAATTGTAATAACTGCAAAGACTTATGGTGTAGATGCGATTGATAAAGTGTATTTTGATCTAAAGAACCTGGAAGGATTTAGAATGGAATGTGAAGAGGCAAAGAAATTAGGTTACTTAGGAAAACAGGTTATCCATCCCTCTCAAATTGATATAGCTAACCAAATTTTCTCGCCAAGTAAGGAGGAAATGGAGTGGGCTAAAAGGGTTATTGAAGCATACGAGAAAGCTAAAATAGAAGGGAAAGGAGCAACAAGGCTTGACGATAAGTTAGTTGATTACGTCCATTATAAAATAGCTAAGAAGATAATCGAATTTCAGAACTCATGA
- a CDS encoding Zn-ribbon domain-containing OB-fold protein has product MIMMSVRDNLQKQINESIKQLDFLVKQTKLPIIQDKSGNPLWIDVRELDLRYQMPIKKVQKFFNGLKEGKILTTRCQKCGTIYFPPQDDCPQCKLSGLEWIELPREGKLITYTKIYVKPPSFSHYQDYVVGIAKLDNGINITAWVVGNLEKLNVGADVKLEVEEREPEGYITYYLKIE; this is encoded by the coding sequence ATCATTATGATGAGTGTTAGGGATAACTTACAAAAACAAATAAATGAGTCCATAAAACAGTTAGATTTTCTGGTAAAGCAAACAAAACTACCTATAATCCAAGATAAATCCGGAAATCCATTATGGATAGATGTTAGGGAACTGGACTTAAGGTATCAGATGCCAATAAAGAAAGTTCAAAAGTTCTTTAATGGACTAAAAGAAGGTAAAATATTAACAACAAGATGTCAGAAATGCGGTACAATATATTTTCCTCCTCAAGACGATTGCCCTCAGTGTAAATTATCCGGACTAGAGTGGATAGAACTACCTAGAGAAGGAAAATTAATAACTTATACTAAGATATACGTTAAACCACCGTCCTTCTCTCACTACCAAGATTACGTAGTAGGTATCGCTAAATTGGATAACGGAATTAACATAACTGCGTGGGTTGTGGGAAATCTGGAAAAACTTAACGTAGGAGCAGACGTTAAATTAGAAGTAGAAGAAAGAGAACCGGAGGGTTACATAACGTATTATTTAAAGATAGAATAA
- a CDS encoding acetate uptake transporter, producing the protein MTEEKRANAAPLGLSGFALTTLVLSVFNAGLLSSGSGVVLGLAAFYGGLAQLLAGILEWRAGNTFGYVAFFTYGAFWEWYFLTALGIFGDVTAAGIGLVLIGFGIFTLVMWFGTFKSNLGLFMTFLLLWITFFLLGIGSMISNTTLIHAGGYVGILTAIAAWYTGLAMVVSESLGAKAPLGRAPTA; encoded by the coding sequence ATGACAGAAGAAAAAAGAGCAAACGCCGCTCCTCTGGGACTTTCTGGTTTCGCATTAACTACATTAGTTTTGAGCGTATTTAATGCTGGCTTGTTATCTAGTGGTTCTGGAGTAGTACTAGGCTTAGCAGCATTTTATGGAGGATTAGCGCAGTTATTAGCGGGAATCTTGGAATGGAGGGCAGGAAATACATTCGGTTACGTGGCTTTCTTTACATACGGTGCTTTTTGGGAATGGTATTTCTTAACTGCTCTTGGAATTTTCGGAGATGTAACAGCCGCAGGAATAGGTCTCGTTTTAATAGGTTTCGGAATATTTACATTAGTAATGTGGTTCGGTACATTTAAGAGCAATCTAGGTTTATTTATGACGTTCCTTCTTTTATGGATAACATTCTTCCTACTAGGAATAGGTTCAATGATTAGTAATACGACATTAATTCATGCAGGAGGCTATGTAGGAATATTAACTGCAATAGCAGCATGGTATACAGGGCTGGCCATGGTAGTGTCTGAAAGCCTCGGAGCAAAAGCGCCATTAGGTAGAGCACCTACAGCATAA